In Verrucomicrobiota bacterium, the genomic window CTTCAACGCCTTCAGTTTACCGCTCCCCTGATCCTGGATGGCGAAATCCTGGCCCACGCTGAAGACCGGCGGCTAACCTTTTTCGACCTGCAAAAGCGCCTCGGGCGCAAACGCACGGATGACCTGTTTACGAGCGAGGATGTACCGGTCATGCTCATGGCGTTTGATCTGCTGTGGCTGGACGGCCGGAGCCTGCTGAAGGTGCCGCTGACGGAACGTCGACGGATCCTCGAGAGCCTGGCCTTCCCTGAGGGCGTGCAGGTCTCGCCGCTTCGCCTGATCAGAACCGGACCGGAAATAGAGGAGGCCTTCCTTGCGGCCCGGCGTGCAAACCACGAAGGCCTGATCCTGAAAGATCCGGAGAGCTTTTACACCCCGGGACGGCGCGGCGGCAGTTGGATCAAGCTCAAAAAGGAGTTCGCTACCCTGGATGTCGTGGTGGTGGCCGCCGAACAAGGGCATGGTAAGCGAAACCATGTATTGAGTGATTACACCTTCGCCGTCCGTGACGAAGAGTCCGAACGTTTGCTTACCATCGGCAAAGCCTATTCCGGCCTCACGGACGGCGAAATTGAGGAGCTAACCGAGCATTTTCTCAAGACCACAATAAAAGCTCACGGGCGAATGCGCGAAGTGATTCCTGAGGTCGTTCTGGAGGTCGCCTTCGATGCCATCCAGCCAAGCGAGCGGCACACCAGCGGGCTGGCATTGAGGTTTCCACGGATCAAGGCGATCCGGACTGATAAGACCATCCGCGAAATCGACACCGTCCAACACGCCCGACGACTGGCCGGGTTAGCCCCTCACTTCTGAGAAAACCCCGTCAGGCGGTTACAGGCGCGGTAAAACCGTTCCAGCCCCCTGGATCAGATTTCTATTCGGCGGTGAATCTGCCAGGACCGACCTGACGGACGCCTTTCAGACGATAAATCCGGGCAAAAAGATTCTTTTTCGGTTCGGGAGACGTGAATTTATAACCGCTCGCGTTCAAACCATCGAGGATTTCGGCCACGCTCATCGGGTTGCTTTTGGCCCTCAAAACCTTAACCACCGCGGGAGCGAGGGGACCGCTGGGAGAAGTGGAACGCCGGCCGCGACTACGCCCGTTGGCCGAAGCGGTCCCAGCGGCGGCGACAGGTGCAGGACGGCCCGCACGGCGGCTCCGCGCGCCCGACTGCTCGCCTTCCTTCGAACCCCGGTCTTGCGCCGCAGATCCTGCCGGCGAACCCGAGTCCGTGGAATTACCCGTTTCTAACAGGCCGTGCAGTTCCGACTCGAGTTGCTCGATCTGTTCCTGAACCTCAGCGGCTTTCCTTAATACGGAAGAAGATAGTTTCACGAGCGCAAACTATGCCTGGATTTGCACATTTCAAGGTGATTAGTTATAGGTTAGTTGCACTCGCCCCCGGGCCCTGGGTCCGTCAGGCGGCTGCCGTGCCGGCTCACCGGTGCGGAGGCTCTTGCAAGACCTGCGTTTCCGTCAGGTGGATATCCGTTCCTCACACGACGTCTCCAGGCGAACCTGAAACACTTTTTGCACCGGGCCTTTCCGAAGAAGACAAGAAGACGCCCTCACCCGCCAGGTGGTTCTGCCTCTGCTGAGACTTACCCGCCGGGCTTATCATGATCATGATAAGGCTAACAAATTTGGGCGATCGCGGGGCCGCTTCGTCGCACCTGCGGCGGCGCCCGCCTGCGGCACCGCCGGAGAAAGGTAAACTTTCTCGACTTTGCAACATTCGCAGTCCAACTAACCTTTCTCGTCAGTCAGCCTTCCCCGAGACGCCGTTTCCTGCCGGATGCCGGGCCGGGTACCCGCGCCGAATTGCCGGCCCTCCGGCAACATCCGGCGACCCCTCCCATGGTGAGCGGGGCGGCCGCTGATCATCAGCGCGTCGATCACACCATCATCAGTAGGATTCAGGACTTTTCTCCGGCGCGCCCCCGGGGTCTCGCGGCATGCGGGCGCATCAGGCGCGCTCCCGCGTGGACGGCGGGCGATCGATCATCTTGCTGGAACGCCGCGGCGTCTTGCTTTATTGTCGCCGGTCCTGGTTATGGAGAGAAACTTGATTCCGTCCGTGATGGCTGTCCTCGAATCCTACCGTGACGACGGCGGGATCAATAACATTGATGGTTCGAACCTCCCCTCAAAGCGAGCGGTGGCCGAAATCTGCGAGGATCTGCTGGAAGTACTGTTTCCCGGCTTCCACGACGAGGGACCGATCGCCAAGGCGCATGTGAGCGAGTTAACCTCTACGCGGCTGGCGGAGGTCTCTGAGCGGCTGCGCGAAGAAATTTTCAAGAGCCTGCGGACGAGGAAGCCAACCTGCCCGGCGCAGCTGGCCGGTTTGATCACGCAGACTTTTATGGAAGATGTGCCGCGCATCCGGGCATTACTGCGCACCGACGTCGAGGCGGCGTACGAAGGCGACCCGGCCAGCACGAGTTTCGAGGAAATTATCGTCAGTTACCCGTCCGTCGAAGCCGTCTCCATCCAGCGGCTCGCCCATACTTTGTACCGCCAGGAAGTTCCGTTGCTGCCGCGCATCATGACCGAATGGGCGCATAGCCGGACTGGAATCGACATCCATCCCGGCGCTGAGGTGGGCGCCTATTTCTTTATTGACCACGGCACCGGCGTGGTCATCGGCGAAACTTGCCGGATCGGCAGCCACGTCAAGCTTTACCACGGCGTTACCCTGGGCGCGCGCAGCTTCCAAAAGGATGAACATGGGAAGATCAAGAAGGGCGGCAAGCGGCACCCCGACGTGGAAGATTGGGTGACCATTTACCCGAACTCCACCATTCTCGGCGGAGAAACCGTAATCGGCGCCCGCTCAACGATCG contains:
- a CDS encoding serine acetyltransferase — encoded protein: MERNLIPSVMAVLESYRDDGGINNIDGSNLPSKRAVAEICEDLLEVLFPGFHDEGPIAKAHVSELTSTRLAEVSERLREEIFKSLRTRKPTCPAQLAGLITQTFMEDVPRIRALLRTDVEAAYEGDPASTSFEEIIVSYPSVEAVSIQRLAHTLYRQEVPLLPRIMTEWAHSRTGIDIHPGAEVGAYFFIDHGTGVVIGETCRIGSHVKLYHGVTLGARSFQKDEHGKIKKGGKRHPDVEDWVTIYPNSTILGGETVIGARSTIGGNVFLMESVPPDSLVTNERSQVKIVSKKNRPSRPERGSGPNGSTSPGYFDYEI